A region from the Nostoc sp. HK-01 genome encodes:
- a CDS encoding cytochrome c oxidase subunit II → MKIPSSIWTLLIGIVLTLASLWYGQNHGLLPTAASDEAVLVDGLFNSMMTVSVGIFLIVEGVLIYSVFKYRRRAGDNEDGPPVEGNVPLEILWTAIPAIIVIGISVYSFDVYNEIGGFDPHAVHEAPINQSSMNMPGAAFAQRAGTALAATLTDTPPSTAPNLNQEKSDEAMQDPATAAVRNADQIPQLRNAPGVGSVAPTLGSSPDKAGQPASLAVNVTGLQYAWIFTYPETGITTGELHVPIGREVQINMTANDVIHAFWVPEFRLKQDAIPGRQSEIRFTPNKVGDYALICAELCGPYHGAMRSQVVVESQENFDKWMQKQLVASHETLNQAVAVNPANLTPDEFLAPYTKEMGIQPEILHQVHK, encoded by the coding sequence GTGAAAATTCCAAGTTCAATCTGGACATTACTGATTGGCATCGTACTAACGTTAGCCAGTCTTTGGTACGGTCAAAATCACGGTCTGTTGCCTACAGCAGCCTCTGATGAAGCCGTCTTAGTTGATGGTTTATTTAACTCGATGATGACCGTTTCTGTAGGTATATTTTTGATTGTTGAAGGTGTTTTAATCTACTCTGTATTTAAATACCGTCGGCGTGCTGGTGACAATGAAGACGGGCCACCAGTAGAAGGCAATGTACCTCTAGAAATCCTCTGGACGGCGATCCCAGCAATTATTGTGATCGGTATTTCTGTTTATAGCTTTGATGTGTATAACGAAATCGGTGGCTTCGATCCCCACGCTGTTCACGAAGCGCCTATAAATCAAAGTTCGATGAATATGCCCGGAGCCGCGTTCGCGCAGCGTGCGGGAACCGCTCTCGCAGCTACTTTGACAGATACTCCTCCTAGCACTGCTCCGAACCTGAATCAAGAAAAATCTGATGAGGCGATGCAAGACCCAGCCACAGCTGCTGTACGGAATGCTGATCAGATTCCCCAACTTCGTAATGCTCCTGGTGTAGGTAGTGTGGCTCCTACTCTTGGCTCCAGCCCCGACAAAGCAGGCCAGCCAGCCAGTTTAGCGGTTAATGTTACAGGTCTGCAATATGCCTGGATTTTTACTTATCCAGAAACAGGCATAACCACAGGTGAACTGCATGTTCCCATCGGGCGAGAAGTGCAAATCAATATGACAGCTAATGATGTCATCCACGCCTTTTGGGTGCCAGAATTCCGCTTAAAACAAGATGCGATACCCGGTAGACAGAGCGAAATTCGCTTCACTCCCAACAAAGTTGGTGATTATGCTCTAATTTGTGCTGAACTTTGCGGCCCCTACCACGGCGCGATGCGAAGCCAAGTGGTTGTGGAAAGTCAAGAAAATTTTGACAAATGGATGCAAAAGCAGCTGGTTGCTAGTCATGAAACCTTGAATCAAGCCGTTGCTGTTAATCCAGCCAACCTCACCCCAGATGAATTTCTCGCGCCTTACACCAAGGAAATGGGAATTCAGCCAGAAATTTTACATCAAGTTCACAAGTAG
- a CDS encoding transcriptional regulator AbrB yields MTETATAPLTGKALLAKVKELSNLPRRERAKQCGYYTVTKNNQVRVNLTDFYDALLSARGIPLSPEAPKDGRGREPTYRVSVHQNGQIVIGATYTKAMGLKPGDEFEIRLGYKHIHLIQLGESDKKGISPEDMDEVDEDLDEEE; encoded by the coding sequence ATGACAGAAACTGCAACTGCACCATTAACTGGAAAAGCACTGCTTGCTAAGGTAAAAGAACTTTCTAATTTACCCAGAAGAGAAAGAGCAAAGCAGTGTGGCTATTACACTGTTACTAAGAATAATCAGGTGCGCGTCAATCTGACTGATTTTTATGACGCTTTGCTATCGGCTAGAGGAATTCCTTTAAGTCCAGAAGCACCTAAAGATGGCCGCGGCCGCGAACCGACATATCGGGTTAGCGTTCATCAAAATGGTCAAATTGTCATTGGTGCAACTTACACTAAGGCAATGGGTTTAAAGCCTGGAGATGAATTTGAAATTAGATTGGGATACAAGCATATTCACCTAATTCAACTAGGTGAAAGTGATAAGAAAGGCATCTCCCCAGAGGATATGGATGAGGTAGATGAAGACTTAGACGAGGAAGAGTAA
- a CDS encoding cytochrome c oxidase subunit I translates to MTQAQIQETANFPVRIDEPGARKWRDYFTFNTDHKVIGIQYLVTSFIFYCIGGVLADLVRTELRTPEVDFVSPEVYNSLFTLHATIMIFLWIVPAGAGFANYLIPLMIGAKDMAFPRLNAVAFWMIPVGGLLLVASLAVGDAPDAGWTSYPPLSLVTGQVGEGIWIMSVLLLGTSSILGAINFLVTLIKMRTPGMGVHQMPLFCWAMFATSALVLMSTPVLAAGLILLAFDLLAGTTFFNPTGGGDPVVYQHMFWFYSHPAVYIMILPFFGAISEIIPIHSRKPIFGYKAIAYSSLAISFLGLIVWAHHMFTSGIPGWLRMFFMITTMIIAVPTGIKIFSWLATMWGGKIQLNSAMLFAIGFVGTFVIGGISGVMLAAVPFDIHVHDTYFVVAHLHYVLFGGSVLGIFAAIYHWFPKMTGRMFNEFWGKVHFALTIVGLNMTFLPMHKLGMMGMNRRVAQYDPKFTLLNEICTYGAYILAVSTFPFIINAIWSWMYGEKAGNNPWRALTLEWMTTSPPAIENFDGFPVLATGPYDYGLERANEGVPLSDPNPLLSAGPNSVLRADPDEPYPTIESDLEQRVSGNKD, encoded by the coding sequence ATGACACAAGCCCAAATACAAGAAACAGCCAATTTTCCGGTGCGGATTGATGAACCGGGAGCGAGAAAATGGCGAGATTACTTTACTTTCAACACTGACCATAAAGTGATCGGGATTCAATATCTCGTCACTTCCTTCATTTTTTATTGCATTGGCGGTGTTCTCGCTGACTTGGTGCGAACAGAACTACGCACTCCCGAAGTAGATTTTGTCAGCCCAGAAGTTTATAACAGCCTGTTTACCCTGCACGCCACAATCATGATTTTCTTGTGGATTGTACCAGCAGGTGCCGGGTTTGCCAACTATTTGATTCCCCTGATGATTGGGGCTAAGGATATGGCATTCCCTAGATTGAATGCTGTGGCTTTTTGGATGATTCCTGTTGGGGGTTTATTGCTGGTTGCTAGTTTAGCTGTAGGCGATGCGCCAGATGCCGGTTGGACTTCCTATCCACCCCTCAGCTTGGTGACAGGCCAAGTAGGTGAAGGGATTTGGATTATGAGTGTGCTGTTGCTGGGTACGTCGTCGATTTTGGGGGCGATAAATTTTCTTGTCACCTTAATCAAGATGCGGACTCCAGGAATGGGAGTACATCAAATGCCCTTGTTTTGTTGGGCGATGTTTGCTACTTCGGCATTAGTTTTGATGTCCACACCAGTCTTAGCCGCAGGTTTGATTTTGCTGGCCTTTGACTTATTGGCAGGGACAACATTTTTTAATCCGACTGGTGGCGGTGATCCCGTGGTTTACCAGCACATGTTCTGGTTTTACTCCCATCCGGCAGTTTATATCATGATTTTGCCGTTCTTTGGGGCAATTTCCGAGATTATTCCCATACATTCTCGTAAACCAATTTTCGGCTATAAAGCGATCGCCTACTCGTCCCTAGCAATTAGCTTTTTGGGGTTGATAGTTTGGGCGCACCACATGTTTACCAGTGGCATTCCCGGTTGGTTGCGGATGTTCTTTATGATCACCACGATGATCATTGCTGTACCCACAGGGATCAAAATTTTCAGCTGGTTAGCCACGATGTGGGGTGGCAAAATCCAACTCAACTCAGCCATGCTATTTGCCATTGGTTTTGTTGGCACCTTTGTAATTGGTGGCATTAGTGGTGTAATGTTAGCGGCTGTACCTTTTGATATTCACGTTCACGATACTTATTTTGTCGTGGCTCACCTCCACTATGTGTTGTTTGGTGGAAGCGTGTTGGGGATTTTTGCCGCTATTTATCACTGGTTCCCGAAGATGACGGGACGGATGTTCAACGAATTTTGGGGTAAGGTTCACTTTGCACTGACAATTGTAGGTCTGAATATGACCTTCTTACCCATGCACAAGCTAGGGATGATGGGGATGAACCGCCGCGTCGCTCAGTATGACCCCAAATTTACCCTGCTGAATGAAATCTGCACCTATGGCGCTTACATACTTGCTGTTTCCACCTTTCCCTTCATCATCAATGCAATTTGGAGTTGGATGTACGGTGAAAAAGCAGGTAACAATCCTTGGCGAGCGCTGACCTTAGAGTGGATGACAACCTCGCCACCAGCAATTGAAAATTTTGATGGATTCCCCGTATTAGCTACAGGGCCTTATGACTACGGCTTAGAAAGAGCTAATGAAGGTGTGCCGTTATCAGATCCCAATCCCTTGTTATCGGCTGGCCCCAACTCGGTACTACGTGCTGATCCTGATGAGCCATATCCCACCATCGAGTCTGACCTGGAACAACGTGTTTCGGGTAATAAAGATTAA
- a CDS encoding succinate dehydrogenase and fumarate reductase iron-sulfur protein, with translation MEVIFKIIRQQQNSVPVVQTYPLEVDPGNTILDCLNRIKWEQDGTLAFRKNCRNTICGSCAMRINGRSALACKENVGSEVARLQQIQSLTNTANPHLEITVAPLGNMPVIKDLVVDMSSFWDNLEAVAPYISTAARQIPEREFLQTPQERSLLDQTGNCIMCGACYSECNAREVNPDFVGPHALAKAYRMVADSRDSTTENRLENYNEGTKGVWGCTRCLYCDSVCPMEVAPLEQITKIKQEILTHKQKADTRSIRHRKVLVELVKEGGWIDERQFGLQVVGNYFRDLRGLLSLAPLGLRMIAKGKFPLSFEPSEGTEQVRSLIEAIQQTKSEV, from the coding sequence ATGGAAGTTATTTTTAAGATTATTCGGCAGCAACAAAATTCTGTGCCTGTTGTGCAAACTTACCCTCTAGAGGTAGACCCTGGTAATACAATCCTTGACTGTTTAAATCGAATTAAATGGGAGCAGGATGGCACATTAGCATTTCGCAAAAATTGTCGCAATACCATTTGTGGCAGCTGTGCGATGCGAATCAATGGGCGTTCAGCTTTAGCTTGCAAAGAAAACGTTGGCAGCGAAGTTGCGAGATTACAACAAATACAATCGTTGACAAATACCGCAAATCCTCATTTAGAAATCACGGTTGCACCTTTGGGTAATATGCCTGTGATTAAAGATTTAGTAGTAGATATGAGCAGTTTTTGGGATAATTTGGAGGCAGTTGCTCCATATATAAGTACAGCAGCACGACAAATCCCAGAACGAGAATTTTTACAAACACCCCAAGAGCGATCGCTCCTTGATCAAACTGGTAACTGTATCATGTGCGGTGCTTGTTATTCTGAATGCAATGCCCGTGAAGTTAATCCCGATTTTGTTGGCCCCCATGCTTTAGCTAAAGCCTATCGTATGGTTGCGGATTCTCGTGATAGCACCACAGAAAATCGCTTAGAAAATTACAACGAAGGTACTAAAGGAGTGTGGGGTTGTACTCGTTGTTTATATTGCGATTCAGTTTGTCCAATGGAAGTCGCACCCCTAGAACAAATCACCAAAATTAAACAAGAAATTCTCACACACAAACAAAAAGCTGATACCCGTTCCATTCGTCACCGTAAAGTTTTAGTCGAGTTGGTAAAAGAAGGGGGTTGGATTGATGAACGCCAATTTGGTTTACAAGTAGTTGGCAATTATTTTCGTGATCTTAGAGGATTACTCAGTCTTGCACCTCTGGGATTAAGAATGATCGCCAAAGGTAAATTCCCCTTATCTTTTGAACCATCTGAAGGCACTGAACAAGTGCGATCGCTTATCGAAGCAATACAA
- a CDS encoding cytochrome oxidase assembly translates to MNEFVLKQQNDAAVEQQKPKEMIRRLVWRMSIATLILMAIGSATRVMNAGLACPDWPLCYGELVPAKQMNLQVFLEWFHRLDASLIGVSAIALAGLSWWHRRSLPVWLPWAASFALFLIVFQGILGGLTVTELLRFDIVTAHLGTALLFFTTLLVVGTALAPYQGTGNVGKLPWIGLAAAMLVYVQSLIGAIVGSRWALHQCFGTSELCSVMYSHIFGLVPPTVATLAVVLISWRTPALHPALRRLANMAGGLLVLQILLGVATFRLHLQVEPLTVSHQAIGAALLGTLVGFTVLALRDWAANREINSLSVGLATNSLHTPAKSSNP, encoded by the coding sequence ATGAACGAATTTGTCCTAAAACAACAAAATGATGCGGCAGTTGAGCAACAAAAGCCGAAGGAAATGATTCGTCGCTTGGTGTGGAGAATGTCTATAGCCACCTTGATTTTAATGGCTATTGGCTCTGCCACCCGTGTAATGAATGCCGGACTTGCTTGCCCAGACTGGCCGCTATGCTACGGGGAACTAGTACCAGCCAAACAAATGAATCTCCAAGTATTTTTGGAGTGGTTTCACCGCTTGGATGCAAGCTTGATTGGTGTGAGCGCGATCGCACTGGCTGGTTTATCTTGGTGGCACCGTCGCTCTTTGCCTGTCTGGTTGCCTTGGGCTGCAAGCTTTGCTCTGTTTTTAATCGTGTTTCAAGGCATTTTGGGAGGACTCACCGTTACTGAACTGCTGCGGTTTGACATCGTTACCGCCCACTTGGGAACAGCACTGTTATTTTTCACCACCCTACTAGTAGTCGGTACGGCTCTGGCTCCCTATCAGGGAACTGGGAATGTAGGCAAGCTACCCTGGATTGGTTTAGCTGCGGCTATGTTGGTTTATGTGCAGAGTTTAATAGGCGCTATAGTCGGTTCTCGCTGGGCGTTACACCAATGCTTTGGTACGTCTGAACTTTGCAGCGTGATGTACAGCCATATTTTTGGGTTAGTACCACCAACAGTAGCAACCCTAGCCGTAGTTTTAATTTCTTGGCGCACACCAGCCCTCCATCCAGCTTTGCGGCGACTAGCAAATATGGCTGGTGGTTTATTGGTCTTACAAATTTTGTTAGGCGTTGCTACTTTTCGTTTGCATCTGCAAGTCGAGCCGCTAACTGTCTCCCACCAAGCTATCGGTGCGGCTTTGCTTGGTACTTTGGTCGGGTTTACGGTTCTCGCATTGCGTGACTGGGCTGCTAATCGTGAAATCAACAGTTTGTCTGTAGGTTTGGCGACAAATTCTTTGCATACCCCAGCTAAAAGCTCGAATCCTTAA
- a CDS encoding abortive infection protein yields MFFLFVLANFFQPSVNTLLSFLENASVPVVLMAFFISWVVCWLPLAVISAVYVGWRPTKPLQPEQKLPLIVTLYLLAPLVLWGVVLLCKKSFADYGLIINTSLLGGLGIGFGLGLLSLGVMFAVQFCLGWCDFEKSNIKLLPAILLPIFLVALLVGGIEELVFRGFLFTELERDYSVGIAAAVSSSIFALLHLVWEQQETLPQVPGLWLMGMMLVMARIADKGSLGIAWGLHTALVWAIATIDTAQLITYTGKVSEWWTGKYKKPLAGLAGIFCVLGTSLILWLISRNLGN; encoded by the coding sequence GTGTTTTTTTTATTTGTTTTAGCAAATTTTTTTCAGCCATCAGTCAACACCCTACTGTCATTTCTAGAAAATGCCTCAGTACCAGTTGTTTTGATGGCATTTTTTATCAGTTGGGTAGTATGTTGGTTGCCATTAGCAGTCATATCTGCTGTTTACGTGGGTTGGCGACCAACAAAACCTTTGCAGCCAGAGCAAAAGTTACCTCTCATAGTGACACTTTATTTATTAGCTCCCTTGGTGCTTTGGGGCGTAGTTTTGCTATGTAAAAAGTCTTTTGCTGATTATGGGTTAATCATAAATACTTCCCTGCTGGGTGGCTTAGGAATAGGTTTTGGGTTGGGATTACTCAGCCTAGGTGTGATGTTCGCTGTACAGTTTTGCCTGGGTTGGTGTGATTTTGAAAAGTCTAATATTAAGTTATTACCAGCTATCTTGCTACCGATTTTCTTAGTAGCGTTATTGGTAGGTGGTATTGAAGAATTAGTTTTTCGCGGTTTTTTGTTCACTGAATTAGAGCGAGATTATTCAGTTGGGATAGCAGCAGCAGTTTCTAGTTCTATTTTTGCGCTGCTGCATTTAGTTTGGGAACAGCAGGAAACTTTACCACAAGTACCTGGACTGTGGCTGATGGGAATGATGTTAGTGATGGCGAGAATAGCAGATAAAGGCAGTTTGGGTATAGCTTGGGGATTACATACAGCTTTGGTATGGGCGATCGCTACTATAGATACAGCCCAACTCATAACTTACACAGGTAAAGTATCAGAGTGGTGGACTGGTAAGTACAAAAAACCCCTGGCTGGGTTAGCAGGGATTTTTTGCGTTCTGGGAACTAGCTTGATTCTTTGGTTGATATCTAGGAATTTAGGAAATTGA
- a CDS encoding cytochrome c oxidase subunit III — protein sequence MQSQTIDPAKTELNHHHSTATVGHHEEHPDHRLFGLFVFLVAEGMIFLGLFGAYLAFRSTLPVWPPAGTPELELLLPGVNTVNLIASSFVMHNADTAIKKNDARGARIWLAITAAMGAIFLVGQVYEYTHLEFGLTTNLFASAFYVLTGFHGLHVTIGVLAIVAVLWRSRVPGHYSNEKHFGIEAAEIYWHFVDVIWIILFGLLYLL from the coding sequence ATGCAAAGTCAAACCATTGACCCAGCTAAAACCGAATTAAATCATCATCATAGTACAGCCACAGTTGGTCATCACGAAGAACATCCAGACCATCGCTTGTTTGGTTTGTTTGTTTTCTTAGTGGCTGAAGGGATGATTTTTTTGGGCTTGTTTGGAGCCTATCTAGCTTTTCGTTCGACTTTACCTGTGTGGCCTCCCGCTGGCACACCAGAATTGGAATTATTACTTCCTGGAGTTAATACTGTCAATCTGATTGCCAGCAGTTTTGTGATGCACAATGCTGATACGGCAATTAAAAAGAATGATGCACGAGGTGCGCGGATTTGGTTAGCGATTACCGCCGCAATGGGGGCAATTTTCTTGGTGGGGCAGGTATATGAATATACTCATCTTGAATTTGGTTTAACTACCAATTTATTTGCTAGTGCCTTCTACGTTTTAACTGGTTTCCACGGATTGCACGTTACCATTGGCGTTTTAGCAATTGTAGCGGTATTGTGGCGATCGCGCGTTCCTGGTCATTATAGTAACGAAAAGCATTTCGGTATTGAAGCTGCCGAAATCTACTGGCACTTTGTAGACGTAATTTGGATAATTCTGTTCGGATTACTGTATTTACTGTAG
- a CDS encoding protoheme IX farnesyltransferase, with amino-acid sequence MIETNVSRHHETFLQVIQSYYQLTKPRIIPLLLITTAGSMWVAAKGQVDPLLLLVTLTGGTLAAASAQTINCIYDRDIDYDMERTRHRPMPSGRVQPRDALIFAIALAVLSFTLLTVFANLLAACLAFSGIVFYILIYTHWLKRHTTQNIVIGGAAGAIPALVGWAAVTNTLSWPAWLIFAIVFLWTPPHFWALALMIRDDYAKVGIPMLPVIAGATATVKQIWYYTLITVVATLLLFYPLHASGIIYAAIASGLGGLFIRKSWCLLQQPEDRTVAKDVFLYSISYMMLLCLAMVIDSLPITHHLVSTIIAQLHLFN; translated from the coding sequence ATGATTGAGACTAATGTCTCTCGCCACCACGAAACTTTCCTCCAGGTAATTCAAAGCTATTACCAACTAACTAAACCTCGAATTATTCCCTTGCTTTTGATTACTACGGCTGGGAGTATGTGGGTTGCAGCTAAGGGACAAGTAGACCCATTACTGTTGTTAGTCACTCTGACTGGTGGTACACTGGCTGCGGCCAGCGCTCAGACAATCAACTGTATCTATGACAGAGATATTGATTACGACATGGAACGGACGCGCCATCGTCCTATGCCTTCTGGCAGAGTACAGCCAAGGGATGCGCTAATTTTTGCGATCGCTTTGGCTGTACTTTCTTTTACCCTACTAACAGTGTTTGCTAATTTATTGGCAGCTTGTCTCGCATTTTCTGGCATCGTTTTTTACATACTGATTTACACCCACTGGCTCAAGCGTCACACCACTCAGAATATTGTGATTGGTGGTGCGGCTGGGGCAATTCCGGCGTTGGTTGGTTGGGCAGCTGTGACAAATACCTTAAGCTGGCCTGCGTGGTTAATTTTTGCCATTGTCTTTTTATGGACACCGCCCCATTTCTGGGCGCTGGCGTTGATGATTCGTGATGACTACGCCAAGGTAGGTATTCCCATGCTTCCCGTGATTGCGGGTGCGACAGCCACAGTCAAGCAAATTTGGTATTATACCCTCATTACAGTCGTCGCCACCCTGTTATTGTTCTATCCCTTACATGCCAGTGGTATTATCTATGCGGCGATCGCATCTGGTTTAGGTGGATTATTTATCCGCAAATCTTGGTGTTTATTGCAACAGCCAGAAGACCGCACTGTAGCCAAAGATGTGTTTCTCTACTCCATCTCCTACATGATGCTGTTATGTTTGGCGATGGTGATTGATAGTCTACCCATTACTCATCATTTGGTGAGTACTATTATTGCCCAGCTGCACTTGTTTAATTAG